A stretch of Fusarium poae strain DAOMC 252244 chromosome 2, whole genome shotgun sequence DNA encodes these proteins:
- a CDS encoding hypothetical protein (TransMembrane:7 (o6-27i48-70o110-131i143-161o188-209i221-245o257-278i)), which yields MASPPDAALTISSTSVCAALIIARCIYRLVFRCHIHATCHRRWRIDDFYMTIAILPLIGRALCILFSFYLNPDHTYDPATQAEADGWGVGVQDLNSERELSHKLLIPARIFYALFLWCLKLGLLAFYSRFIDVFRWGKFVTDALWWFIMATFVAVFITILAECRPISLMWALNYDASKVACNRAVGNLILMAVCNIILNVALIILPFPMLRHLRLDLKEKLQLGFLFSVGAVLVAITILRLPLILNQSVSQRSRSMWASIEILCACIVANTPFFYALVKDLKRQHDDRPERSPSNATNPSDFYDLQSLPSSSGAPMPIPPTISPGTSKCSIKCCENV from the exons ATGGCATCGCCCCCGGACGCAGCCCTGACAATTTCATCGACTAGCGTATGTGCAGCCCTCATCATCGCCCGCTGCATCTACCGACTGGTGTTTCGATGTCATATCCACGCAACATGTCATCGTCGCTGGCGCATCGACGACTTTTACATGACCATCGCCATTCTACCTCTAATCGGTCGCGCTTTGTGTATTCTGTTTTCGTTCTACCTTAACCCGGACCATACGTACGATCCAGCAACACAAGCCGAGGCAGATGGCTGGGGTGTTGGAGTGCAAGATTTGAATAGCGAGAGGGAGCTTTCTCACAAGTTACTTATCCCTGCACGAATCTTCTATGCATTATT TTTATGGTGCTTGAAACTTGGGCTGCTAGCCTTTTATTCCCGCTTCATTGACGTCTTTCGCTGGGGCAAGTTTGTTACAGATGCGCTTTGGTGGTTCATCATGGCCACATTTGTCGCAGTCTTTATAACCATCCTGGCAGAATGCCGACCAATATCACT AATGTGGGCGCTCAATTACGATGCTAGCA AAGTAGCATGCAACCGCGCTGTGGGCAACTTAATTCTAATGGCAGTTTgcaatattatacttaatgtTGCCCTTATAATTCTCCCTTTTCCCATGTTGCGACACCTCCGACTCGATCTCAAAGAGAAACTACAACTTGGATTCTTGTTCAGCGTAGGCGCTGTGCTAGTCGCCATCACTATTCTTCGCCTCCCTCTAATACTCAACCAATCCGTTTCTCAAAGGTCCCGATCAATG TGGGCTTCAATCGAGATCCTTTGCGCATGCATAGTCGCCAATACCCCCTTCTTCTACGCCCTTGTCAAAGACCTAAAACGACAACACGATGACCGACCCGAGAGATCACCATCCAATGCTACGAACCCGAGCGACTTTTATGACCTACAAAGCCTACCATCTTCATCAGGCGCACCGATGCCCATACCCCCAACGATATCGCCTGGCACATCGAAATGTTCTATTAAATGCTGCGAAAATGTATGA